The Corallococcus soli genome has a window encoding:
- a CDS encoding YqgE/AlgH family protein produces MKNLASGFLLAMPQLGDPNFHRSVILMIEHGETGSMGLVVNRGAPLTLGELARGQSMEISTDRVSQSVYVGGPVEPQRGFVLHDDASVTEKHAVMPGLFLSVTLDALGPLLQRTEPRVRFCLGYAGWGPRQLENEIAAGSWLYADATADAVLGTDPARLWDATLRGLGVDPAMLVMGKGMN; encoded by the coding sequence GTGAAGAACCTCGCTTCAGGCTTCCTGCTGGCCATGCCCCAGCTTGGAGACCCGAACTTCCACCGGTCGGTCATCCTGATGATCGAACACGGGGAGACGGGCTCCATGGGGCTCGTCGTGAACCGGGGAGCGCCCCTGACGCTCGGTGAGCTGGCGCGCGGTCAGTCGATGGAGATCTCGACCGACCGGGTGTCGCAATCCGTGTACGTGGGCGGCCCGGTGGAGCCCCAGCGAGGCTTCGTCCTGCACGACGACGCGTCCGTGACGGAGAAGCACGCCGTCATGCCCGGCCTCTTCCTCAGCGTCACCCTGGACGCGCTGGGCCCCCTCCTCCAACGGACCGAGCCGCGCGTGCGCTTCTGCCTGGGGTACGCGGGCTGGGGGCCCCGGCAGCTGGAGAACGAAATCGCGGCCGGGTCGTGGCTTTATGCCGACGCCACCGCGGACGCGGTATTGGGGACGGACCCGGCCCGGCTGTGGGATGCCACCCTGCGCGGCCTGGGCGTGGACCCGGCCATGCTGGTGATGGGAAAGGGAATGAACTGA
- a CDS encoding BolA family protein has product MLDAETLRGYLLQALPGSEVELNDTTGTGDHFEARVVSPAFTGKTMVEQHQLVYAPLQAWLKSGELHALALKTYSPEQWKKLGPR; this is encoded by the coding sequence ATGCTCGACGCCGAGACGCTTCGCGGTTACCTCCTCCAGGCCCTGCCGGGCTCCGAGGTGGAGTTGAACGACACGACCGGCACGGGGGACCACTTCGAGGCGCGCGTGGTCAGCCCTGCGTTCACGGGCAAGACGATGGTGGAGCAGCACCAGCTCGTGTACGCGCCGCTGCAGGCGTGGTTGAAGTCCGGCGAGCTGCACGCGCTCGCGCTCAAGACCTATTCGCCCGAGCAGTGGAAGAAGCTCGGGCCCCGCTGA
- the grxD gene encoding Grx4 family monothiol glutaredoxin, with protein sequence MDETLKAQFDQTVKSHPIVLFMKGNALFPQCGFSARALQLLQPLGPVHTVDVLADPAVRQGIKDYSNWPTIPQVYIHGKFVGGSDILTELAERDELQALVAAGGK encoded by the coding sequence ATGGATGAGACGCTCAAGGCCCAGTTCGACCAGACGGTGAAGTCGCACCCCATCGTGCTCTTCATGAAGGGCAACGCGCTGTTCCCCCAGTGCGGCTTCTCCGCGCGGGCGCTCCAGCTGCTGCAGCCGCTGGGGCCGGTGCACACGGTGGACGTGCTGGCGGACCCCGCGGTGCGCCAGGGCATCAAGGACTACTCCAACTGGCCCACCATTCCGCAGGTCTACATCCACGGGAAGTTCGTGGGCGGCTCGGACATCCTGACGGAGCTGGCGGAGCGGGACGAACTCCAGGCCCTGGTCGCCGCCGGCGGCAAGTAG
- a CDS encoding DUF2914 domain-containing protein — protein MLTVTPPESKPQDESTEVPGVPVAGGTSPPAANVAVATPAAVVDPDDLVSTEKTPTLVDRVQAFRAKYEKQEMALFFFAGFLYDVLTLSSIDDKQTMVQNFAYLALLAGLLMLEQRYTADAEPPKLLAKVWRFREDAVHFLLGSLLSAFTLFLFKSSSGITPLLFLAVMFSLLVANELPRFRQLGPVIRVALFSLCVTLYFASLLPVLLSRVGWWIFTLSVALGSGSIYGMLRLLKRWRPDEKALLRTVAVPGFGAQAVLLGCYFLGVIPPVPLAVQYSGIYHQVKRVSPGVYHLTSEQRPWWKVWTLWHHGDQDFTVRPGEQPVYFFRIFAPKGFERYRVRVRWYHDHPQKGWTQQGNGFLATVSSNGTEGGYRYYAQPGTTPKPGDWRVVLETEDGHEINRLGFTVTPDTRTEPRPTTVDVSALKVIKPIALAEWEKSHPRAAPATPEAPSAEPQGVVEPGPTAP, from the coding sequence TTGCTCACCGTCACACCACCTGAATCCAAGCCGCAGGACGAGTCCACCGAAGTGCCCGGGGTTCCGGTCGCGGGGGGCACGTCGCCGCCGGCCGCGAACGTCGCCGTCGCCACGCCGGCCGCCGTCGTGGACCCGGACGACCTCGTCAGCACGGAGAAGACGCCCACGCTGGTGGACCGCGTGCAGGCCTTCCGCGCGAAGTACGAGAAGCAGGAGATGGCCCTCTTCTTCTTCGCGGGCTTCCTCTACGACGTCCTCACGCTGAGCTCCATCGACGACAAGCAGACGATGGTGCAGAACTTCGCCTACTTGGCGCTGCTCGCGGGCCTGCTGATGCTGGAGCAGCGCTACACGGCGGACGCGGAGCCGCCGAAGCTGCTCGCGAAGGTCTGGCGCTTCCGCGAGGACGCGGTGCACTTCCTCCTGGGCAGCCTGCTCAGCGCCTTCACGCTCTTCCTGTTCAAGAGCTCGTCGGGCATCACGCCCCTGTTGTTCCTCGCGGTCATGTTCTCGCTGCTGGTGGCCAACGAGCTGCCGCGCTTCCGGCAGTTGGGGCCCGTCATCCGCGTGGCCCTCTTCAGCCTGTGCGTGACGCTCTACTTCGCGTCGCTGCTGCCGGTGCTGCTGAGCCGGGTGGGGTGGTGGATCTTCACGCTGTCCGTGGCGCTGGGCTCCGGCAGCATCTACGGCATGCTGCGGCTGCTCAAGCGCTGGCGTCCGGATGAGAAGGCGCTCCTGCGCACGGTGGCGGTGCCGGGCTTCGGCGCGCAGGCGGTGCTGCTCGGGTGCTACTTCCTGGGCGTGATTCCGCCGGTGCCCCTGGCGGTGCAGTACAGCGGCATCTACCACCAGGTGAAGCGCGTCTCTCCGGGCGTGTACCACCTGACGTCGGAGCAGCGGCCGTGGTGGAAGGTCTGGACGCTGTGGCACCACGGCGACCAGGACTTCACCGTGCGGCCCGGCGAGCAGCCCGTGTACTTCTTTCGCATCTTCGCGCCCAAGGGCTTCGAGCGCTACCGCGTGCGCGTGCGCTGGTACCACGACCACCCGCAGAAGGGCTGGACGCAGCAGGGCAACGGCTTCCTCGCCACGGTGAGCAGCAACGGCACGGAGGGCGGCTACCGCTACTACGCGCAGCCGGGCACCACGCCGAAGCCGGGGGACTGGCGCGTGGTGCTGGAGACGGAGGACGGGCATGAGATCAACCGCCTGGGCTTCACCGTCACGCCCGACACGCGCACGGAGCCGCGCCCCACCACCGTGGACGTGTCCGCGCTGAAGGTCATCAAGCCCATTGCGCTGGCGGAGTGGGAGAAGAGCCACCCGCGCGCGGCGCCGGCCACCCCGGAGGCGCCGTCCGCCGAGCCCCAGGGCGTGGTGGAGCCGGGGCCTACGGCGCCTTGA
- a CDS encoding 16S rRNA (uracil(1498)-N(3))-methyltransferase: MNLLLLLDEDFQPDGTARLTGRRAQHARDVLKAEAGESLRVGRLDGLTGTGEVLENAPGLLHLRVTLTDAPPPRAGVDLLLAIPRPKALKKVLPAVASLGVDRVVLVNAARVEKSYFDSKVLDAAFVRELLLQGLEQARDTRAPEVLVRERFRPFVEDELDAVFGTGALRLLPHPPARQPLQAVGVAEARRVVLAIGPDGGWVPFEAELLEAHGFQPFSLGPRILRVETAVPVLLGQVTLLKAP; the protein is encoded by the coding sequence GTGAACCTGCTCCTGCTCCTGGACGAGGACTTCCAGCCGGATGGCACCGCCCGGCTCACCGGGCGCCGCGCCCAGCACGCCCGCGACGTCCTCAAGGCCGAAGCCGGCGAATCCCTGCGCGTGGGCCGCCTGGACGGCCTCACCGGCACAGGCGAGGTGCTGGAGAACGCCCCCGGCCTGCTCCACCTGCGCGTCACCCTCACCGACGCCCCACCGCCCCGCGCGGGCGTGGACCTGCTGCTGGCCATCCCCCGCCCCAAGGCCCTCAAGAAGGTGCTGCCCGCCGTGGCCTCCCTGGGCGTGGACCGGGTGGTGCTGGTGAACGCGGCCCGCGTGGAGAAGAGCTACTTCGACTCCAAGGTGCTGGACGCGGCCTTCGTGCGCGAATTGCTCCTCCAGGGCCTGGAGCAGGCCCGGGACACGCGCGCCCCGGAGGTCCTGGTCCGCGAGCGCTTCCGCCCCTTCGTCGAGGACGAGCTGGACGCCGTCTTCGGCACCGGAGCGCTGCGCCTGCTCCCCCACCCTCCGGCGAGGCAGCCGTTGCAGGCGGTGGGGGTGGCCGAGGCGCGGCGGGTGGTGCTCGCCATCGGGCCGGACGGGGGCTGGGTGCCCTTCGAGGCGGAGCTGCTGGAGGCCCACGGCTTCCAGCCCTTCTCCCTGGGCCCCCGCATCCTGCGCGTGGAGACCGCCGTCCCAGTGCTGCTGGGTCAGGTGACGCTGCTCAAGGCGCCGTAG
- a CDS encoding tRNA-uridine aminocarboxypropyltransferase, which translates to MRSFCVRCLRPESACYCAHVPQLETRTRVVFLQHPRERRVAIGTARMAHLSLPNSELHRGVDFTGHARLEELARNPERVAVLFPGEDAISVEDARANPPQTLIVVDGTWPQAKKVVMRNPLLAGLPRIGFVPRRPSNYRIRAEPADHCVSTIEAVAEILGQLEGRPEHFDRMLGAFEFMVDTQLERQETRSGPGRRRIYKGEWRPPLELRSLAEASEQLVLFYAEANAHPLEADIPPELVHLVARRLSTGERFEAVIAPEQPLAYSTPLHVELSEEALRAGEPRAQALARFEAFLRPEDELTVWTTFALDLLWSGGLSRKAARNVRLATARALKGKAGGVEQAVEMLGAPAVAPWAQGRAGRRIAALESVVRELVARGLATQPPARLPRTGTEG; encoded by the coding sequence GTGCGTTCCTTCTGCGTCCGTTGCCTGCGTCCCGAGAGCGCGTGTTACTGCGCCCACGTTCCCCAACTGGAGACGCGCACGCGCGTGGTGTTCCTCCAGCACCCCCGGGAGCGGCGCGTGGCCATTGGCACGGCGCGCATGGCCCACCTGTCGCTGCCGAACTCCGAACTGCACCGGGGCGTGGACTTCACCGGCCACGCGCGGCTGGAGGAGCTGGCCCGCAACCCGGAGCGCGTCGCCGTGCTCTTCCCCGGCGAGGACGCCATCTCCGTGGAGGACGCCCGGGCGAACCCGCCGCAGACGCTCATCGTCGTGGATGGCACCTGGCCGCAGGCGAAGAAGGTGGTGATGCGCAACCCGCTGCTCGCGGGCCTGCCGCGCATCGGCTTCGTGCCGCGCCGCCCGAGCAACTACCGCATCCGCGCCGAGCCCGCCGACCACTGCGTCTCCACCATCGAGGCGGTGGCGGAGATACTGGGCCAGCTGGAAGGCCGCCCGGAGCACTTCGACCGCATGCTGGGCGCGTTCGAGTTCATGGTGGACACGCAGCTGGAGCGGCAGGAGACGCGCTCGGGGCCGGGCCGCCGCCGCATCTACAAGGGCGAGTGGCGTCCGCCCCTGGAGCTGCGCTCGCTGGCGGAGGCCTCCGAGCAGTTGGTGCTCTTCTACGCGGAGGCCAACGCGCACCCGCTGGAGGCGGACATCCCGCCGGAGCTGGTGCACCTGGTCGCGCGCCGGCTCTCCACCGGGGAGCGCTTCGAGGCGGTCATCGCGCCGGAGCAGCCGCTGGCCTACAGCACGCCGCTGCACGTGGAGCTGTCGGAGGAGGCGCTGCGCGCGGGGGAGCCCCGTGCGCAGGCGCTCGCGCGCTTCGAGGCGTTCCTGCGGCCGGAGGACGAGCTGACGGTGTGGACCACCTTCGCGTTGGATCTGCTGTGGAGCGGCGGCCTGTCGCGCAAGGCGGCGCGCAACGTGCGGCTCGCCACGGCGCGGGCGCTCAAGGGCAAGGCTGGCGGGGTGGAGCAGGCGGTGGAGATGCTCGGGGCTCCAGCGGTGGCGCCGTGGGCCCAGGGGCGCGCGGGCCGGCGCATCGCCGCGCTGGAGTCCGTGGTGCGGGAGCTGGTGGCCCGGGGGCTGGCGACGCAGCCTCCGGCGCGGCTGCCTCGCACCGGCACGGAGGGCTGA
- a CDS encoding acyltransferase family protein codes for MVMGHTLDALLAPALRDHPWVQRYWELRGITAPLFLLVSGWAVVMALGTRPGAAKDSFGRRIRRALLLLFLGYLLHWPGWGAVRDLGYSNAMLAKVFQFDALQCIGAALLVGAFALVLTPNLGARALALGGLAVGIPLASAVLWKAGALLPVPVQQFIGNGEGSRFPFFPWAGFFFAGAFAAHALHLLKPGWPQGLALIALGGGLLALTRWVPVEWTPTSPTMVMFRVAQGLLVLGAVNLLPRRLSGLLAPLGRLSLWLYVLHLPVVYGWADIAGLAQRIGPRLGIAAALGVSVALLVGCYLVARLGRWVREQAQPWRSGSTTLGASVGTARLGQ; via the coding sequence ATGGTGATGGGGCACACGCTGGATGCGCTGCTCGCTCCCGCGCTCCGCGACCACCCGTGGGTCCAGCGCTACTGGGAGCTGCGGGGCATCACCGCGCCGCTGTTCCTGCTGGTGAGCGGCTGGGCGGTGGTGATGGCGCTGGGCACGCGTCCCGGCGCGGCGAAGGACTCCTTCGGGCGTCGCATCCGCCGGGCGCTGCTGCTGTTGTTCCTGGGGTACCTGCTGCACTGGCCGGGCTGGGGCGCGGTGCGCGACCTGGGCTACTCCAACGCCATGCTGGCCAAGGTGTTCCAGTTCGACGCGCTCCAGTGCATCGGGGCGGCGCTGCTGGTGGGCGCGTTCGCGCTGGTGCTGACGCCGAACCTGGGCGCGCGGGCGCTCGCGCTGGGCGGGCTGGCGGTAGGCATCCCCCTGGCGAGCGCCGTGCTCTGGAAGGCAGGCGCGCTCCTGCCGGTGCCGGTGCAGCAGTTCATCGGCAACGGCGAGGGCAGCCGCTTCCCGTTCTTCCCGTGGGCGGGCTTCTTCTTCGCGGGCGCCTTCGCCGCGCACGCGCTGCACCTGCTGAAGCCGGGCTGGCCCCAGGGGCTCGCGCTCATCGCGCTGGGTGGGGGGCTCCTGGCGCTCACCCGCTGGGTGCCCGTCGAGTGGACGCCCACCAGCCCCACCATGGTGATGTTCCGCGTGGCGCAGGGCCTGCTGGTGCTGGGCGCGGTGAACCTGCTGCCGCGGCGGCTGAGCGGGCTGCTGGCGCCGCTGGGACGGCTGTCGCTGTGGCTCTACGTGCTGCACCTGCCGGTGGTGTACGGCTGGGCGGACATCGCCGGCCTCGCGCAGCGCATCGGGCCCCGGCTGGGCATCGCGGCGGCGCTGGGCGTATCCGTGGCGCTGCTGGTCGGCTGCTACCTCGTGGCCCGCCTGGGTCGCTGGGTGCGCGAGCAGGCCCAGCCCTGGCGCTCCGGCTCCACGACGCTGGGCGCCAGCGTGGGCACCGCCCGCCTGGGCCAGTAG
- a CDS encoding cytochrome-c peroxidase, protein MLRTRLLPWFTLSALGLGTLAGCERSPEAPATPAPVPAAAAVKPPAPPAVPDAAAVAKLASHFFQAPRNEAPLPVDTEAQVALGRMLFHEPRLSKNHDVSCNTCHGLDTFGVDNKALSDGHRGQKGSRNSPTVYNAARHIAQFWDGRAATLEAQAEGPMMNPVEMAMPGAKHVEATLSSMPEYTARFRAAFPKQSRPVTLSHAARALAAFERTLTTTSRFDRFLAGEHAALSVAEQRGLEAFVTTGCTTCHNGPAVGGTSFQKLGLVEEYPKLTDAGRFDATKNEDDRGFFRVPTLRNVEKTGPYLHDGSVEDLPTMVRLMGRYQLGRTLKDGEVDDMVAFLKSLTGELPPAEHISAPPLPPSTKRTPKPDPS, encoded by the coding sequence ATGCTGCGAACTCGACTGCTTCCCTGGTTCACCCTGTCCGCCCTGGGCCTTGGCACGCTCGCCGGTTGTGAGCGCTCTCCGGAAGCGCCCGCCACGCCCGCGCCGGTGCCCGCCGCCGCCGCCGTGAAGCCGCCCGCGCCGCCCGCGGTGCCGGATGCCGCCGCGGTGGCGAAGCTGGCCTCGCACTTCTTCCAGGCGCCGCGCAACGAGGCGCCGCTTCCCGTGGACACCGAGGCGCAGGTGGCCCTGGGGCGCATGCTCTTCCACGAGCCCCGGCTGTCGAAGAACCATGACGTGTCGTGCAACACCTGCCACGGCCTGGACACCTTCGGCGTGGACAACAAGGCGCTGTCGGACGGGCACCGGGGCCAGAAGGGCAGCCGCAACTCGCCCACCGTCTACAACGCCGCGCGCCACATCGCGCAGTTCTGGGACGGCCGCGCCGCCACGCTGGAGGCCCAGGCGGAGGGCCCCATGATGAACCCGGTGGAGATGGCCATGCCCGGCGCGAAGCACGTCGAGGCCACGCTGTCCTCCATGCCCGAGTACACCGCGCGCTTCCGCGCCGCCTTCCCCAAGCAATCCAGGCCCGTGACGCTGTCGCACGCGGCCAGGGCCCTGGCCGCCTTCGAGCGCACGCTCACCACGACGTCGCGCTTCGACCGCTTCCTCGCGGGCGAGCACGCGGCCCTCAGCGTCGCGGAGCAGCGCGGCCTGGAGGCCTTCGTCACCACCGGCTGCACCACGTGCCACAACGGCCCCGCGGTGGGCGGCACGTCGTTCCAGAAGCTGGGGCTGGTGGAGGAATACCCGAAGCTCACCGACGCGGGCCGCTTCGACGCGACGAAGAACGAGGACGACCGGGGCTTCTTCCGCGTGCCCACCCTGCGCAACGTGGAGAAGACGGGGCCCTACCTGCACGACGGCAGCGTGGAGGACCTGCCCACCATGGTGCGCCTGATGGGGCGCTACCAGTTGGGGCGCACGCTGAAGGACGGCGAGGTGGACGACATGGTGGCGTTCCTCAAGAGCCTCACGGGCGAGCTGCCCCCGGCCGAGCACATCTCCGCGCCGCCCCTGCCCCCGAGCACGAAGCGCACCCCCAAGCCGGATCCGTCTTGA
- a CDS encoding chondroitinase-B domain-containing protein, with product MRTTSLVLLLLPLTGGAAVKNVSNVTELQAALASAKAGDDIVLANGTYTVNANLNCQAEGTQSLPITVRAANRHGALVRFNAVEGFKVSGRYWTFDGLTVEGICANDNDCEHAFHVTGHAEGFVLRNSRVRDFNSQLKSNAQKNDAGVWEIPHRGLIEHNEIYDTRTRATGKPVNKLNIDTGEDWVVRDNYVHDFSTQSGVAHGAFMKSGGKRGLFERNRVVCAKDRALAGTSIGLSFGGGGTGAAFCAPAFDASVPCTPEHSDGVMRNNIVANCSDVAVYLNKATNTRVLFNTFVGTTGVDFRFASSTGEAHGNVLSSVIRVREGGTFTAGTNRTNVTTATWASWYVAPLKGDLTLKGDVSTLIGAAARNASVPDDFCARPRPATAAYTLGALEHSLGDCAADAGSPDAGAGGTDAGTGGTADAGSGAADAGTGGGTDAGTGGGTDAGTGVADAGTGSNPDQQAPDEDEGGCSASPGLLPMLLTLLVPLALRRRARR from the coding sequence ATGCGGACCACCTCCCTCGTCCTGCTCCTGCTGCCCCTGACTGGCGGCGCGGCGGTGAAGAACGTCTCCAACGTGACCGAACTCCAGGCCGCGCTCGCCTCCGCGAAGGCCGGTGACGACATCGTCCTGGCGAACGGCACGTACACCGTCAACGCGAACCTGAACTGCCAGGCGGAGGGCACCCAGAGCCTGCCCATCACCGTGCGCGCGGCGAACCGTCACGGAGCGCTCGTGCGCTTCAACGCGGTGGAGGGCTTCAAGGTGTCCGGCCGGTACTGGACCTTCGACGGGCTCACCGTGGAGGGCATCTGCGCGAACGACAACGACTGCGAGCACGCCTTCCACGTCACCGGCCATGCGGAGGGCTTCGTGCTGCGAAACAGCCGCGTGCGCGACTTCAACTCACAGCTCAAGTCGAACGCGCAGAAGAACGACGCGGGCGTCTGGGAGATCCCCCACCGGGGCCTCATCGAACACAACGAAATCTACGACACGCGCACCCGCGCGACGGGGAAGCCGGTGAACAAGCTGAACATCGACACCGGCGAGGACTGGGTGGTCCGCGACAACTACGTGCATGACTTCTCCACGCAGAGTGGCGTCGCCCACGGCGCCTTCATGAAGAGCGGCGGCAAGCGGGGCCTCTTCGAGCGCAACCGCGTCGTCTGCGCGAAGGACCGCGCCCTGGCGGGCACGAGCATCGGCCTGTCCTTCGGCGGAGGCGGGACGGGTGCCGCGTTCTGCGCGCCGGCCTTCGATGCGTCGGTGCCGTGCACGCCGGAGCACTCGGACGGGGTGATGCGCAACAACATCGTCGCCAACTGCTCCGACGTCGCCGTCTACCTGAACAAGGCCACGAACACGCGGGTGCTGTTCAACACGTTCGTGGGCACCACGGGCGTGGACTTCCGCTTCGCCTCCTCCACCGGAGAGGCCCACGGCAACGTGCTGTCGTCCGTCATCCGCGTGCGCGAAGGCGGCACCTTCACCGCGGGCACGAACCGGACGAACGTGACCACCGCCACCTGGGCGTCCTGGTACGTGGCGCCGCTCAAGGGGGACCTGACGCTCAAGGGCGACGTGTCGACCCTCATCGGCGCCGCCGCGCGGAACGCGTCGGTGCCGGACGACTTCTGCGCGCGGCCCCGACCGGCGACGGCGGCGTACACGCTGGGCGCGCTCGAACATTCGCTGGGCGACTGCGCGGCGGACGCGGGCTCGCCTGACGCCGGAGCGGGCGGCACGGATGCTGGAACGGGCGGCACGGCCGACGCAGGCTCGGGCGCCGCGGACGCGGGCACGGGGGGTGGGACGGACGCGGGCACGGGGGGTGGGACGGACGCGGGCACGGGCGTCGCGGACGCGGGCACGGGCTCCAACCCGGACCAGCAAGCGCCGGATGAGGATGAGGGAGGGTGCAGCGCGAGCCCGGGCCTGCTGCCCATGCTCCTCACGCTGCTCGTGCCGCTGGCCCTGCGTCGCCGCGCCCGGCGTTAG
- a CDS encoding DUF4476 domain-containing protein, translated as MKALTLAVVLLSSAASLAQTAPRTEGPVNAAAAAAAELRRPPPPGHSTPRPPQPMPPQPPMRNQAVVDREVMERRIDKLEKALRDAMTRTRDNQGRASIRAAMEELDKLSEYVDDAAPYGTGLPPPPGNYPGPQHPMPLPVVRPIADSQFRSLTQAMARETFARDKMRVLGQVAQREHFLVTHVLTVINQFSFSNDKLEVVRVMRPTLLDTNNSYELFQAFPFSSDKQKLQEILDGR; from the coding sequence ATGAAGGCCCTGACCCTCGCTGTCGTGCTGCTCTCCTCCGCCGCCTCGCTGGCCCAGACCGCGCCGCGCACGGAGGGGCCCGTCAACGCCGCCGCGGCCGCCGCCGCCGAGCTGCGGCGCCCGCCGCCGCCGGGCCACTCCACGCCCCGTCCGCCGCAGCCGATGCCGCCGCAGCCGCCCATGCGCAACCAGGCCGTGGTCGACCGCGAGGTGATGGAGCGCCGCATCGACAAGCTGGAGAAGGCGCTGCGCGACGCGATGACCCGCACGCGGGACAACCAGGGCCGCGCCAGCATCCGCGCCGCGATGGAGGAGCTGGACAAGCTCAGCGAGTACGTGGACGACGCCGCGCCGTACGGCACGGGCCTGCCGCCCCCGCCGGGCAACTACCCGGGCCCGCAGCACCCGATGCCGCTGCCGGTGGTGCGGCCCATCGCGGACTCGCAGTTCCGCAGCCTCACCCAGGCGATGGCCCGTGAGACCTTCGCGCGCGACAAGATGCGGGTGCTGGGACAGGTCGCCCAGCGCGAGCACTTCCTGGTGACGCACGTGCTGACGGTGATCAACCAGTTCTCGTTCTCCAACGACAAGCTGGAGGTGGTGCGGGTGATGCGGCCCACGCTGCTGGACACGAACAACAGCTATGAGCTGTTCCAGGCGTTCCCCTTCTCCTCGGACAAGCAGAAGCTGCAGGAGATCCTGGACGGGCGCTAG
- a CDS encoding 2,3-bisphosphoglycerate-dependent phosphoglycerate mutase, producing MPILALVRHGQSLWNHENRFTGFVDVPLTEQGRNEARKAADALKGLKFDVAYTSALSRAQETLSILLDALGQRPPVIRDAALNERHYGDLQGLNKADAAKEFGEKQVHIWRRSYDVPPPNGESLEMTAKRVLPFYDRAIAGDLRQGKNVLVVAHGNSNRSLVMRLDKLSGEAVVALELATGVPVVYDVTPEGQVVSKRGATP from the coding sequence ATGCCCATCCTCGCCCTCGTCCGTCATGGTCAGTCCCTCTGGAACCACGAGAACCGCTTCACGGGCTTCGTGGACGTGCCCCTCACCGAGCAGGGCCGCAACGAAGCCCGCAAGGCCGCTGACGCCCTGAAGGGCCTGAAGTTCGACGTCGCCTACACCTCCGCCCTGAGCCGCGCGCAGGAGACGCTCAGCATCCTCCTGGACGCGCTGGGCCAGCGCCCGCCCGTCATCCGCGACGCCGCCCTCAACGAGCGGCACTACGGCGACCTCCAGGGCCTCAACAAGGCGGACGCTGCCAAGGAGTTCGGAGAGAAGCAGGTCCACATCTGGCGCCGCTCCTATGACGTGCCGCCCCCCAATGGCGAGTCGCTGGAGATGACCGCGAAGCGCGTGCTGCCCTTCTACGACCGCGCCATCGCCGGGGACCTGCGCCAGGGCAAGAACGTGCTCGTCGTGGCCCACGGCAACTCCAACCGCTCGCTGGTGATGCGCCTGGACAAGCTGTCCGGCGAGGCCGTGGTGGCGCTGGAGCTGGCCACCGGCGTGCCCGTCGTCTACGACGTCACCCCCGAGGGGCAGGTCGTCTCCAAGCGCGGCGCCACGCCCTGA
- a CDS encoding MFS transporter, translating to MASSLLSRASSLRALSHRDFAWLWTGMLVSNIGTWMETVALGVYVTEVTGKAGWTGGVAALAHLPSLLLAPLGGALADRFDRRTFMAVCVCLQGLLAALLTVLAATGNLTVPWVAAISLLNGALNTLVIPCATALTVAVVPPEDLHNALSLDSAQFNLGRIIGPVVAALVLTQAGIAGALFLNTLSFLAVLLVLAQMSGAVQAVMPKREALWAGIVRGMKLAWEDSGIALALGTSFFVGLLISPFVGLVPVFALKVLGGDAATTSLLLTAQGTGAVLAAFGTGALVARMGRRGMLEASVLLVGLCSALFWLSPTLPVAMVAMFFLGAVYLVAFTGLKTVCQARTPPELQARVSSLFLLLVNLGYMMGVWGLGMLSDRLGVRPITAGAALLFFGIVALTRALRPRGLAALGT from the coding sequence GTGGCCTCCTCCCTGCTTTCGCGCGCGTCCTCCTTGCGGGCCCTGTCGCACCGTGACTTCGCCTGGCTGTGGACGGGCATGCTCGTGTCCAACATCGGCACGTGGATGGAGACCGTCGCGCTGGGCGTGTACGTGACGGAGGTGACGGGCAAGGCGGGGTGGACGGGCGGGGTCGCCGCGCTCGCCCACCTGCCGTCGCTCCTGCTCGCGCCCCTGGGTGGAGCGCTGGCGGATCGCTTCGACCGGCGAACCTTCATGGCGGTGTGCGTGTGCCTGCAGGGGCTGCTCGCCGCGCTGCTCACGGTGCTGGCCGCGACGGGAAACCTCACGGTGCCGTGGGTGGCGGCCATCTCGCTGCTCAACGGCGCCCTCAACACGCTGGTGATTCCGTGCGCCACCGCGCTCACGGTGGCGGTCGTCCCGCCGGAGGACCTGCACAACGCGCTCAGCCTGGACTCGGCGCAGTTCAACCTGGGCCGCATCATCGGGCCGGTGGTCGCGGCGCTCGTGCTGACGCAGGCGGGCATCGCCGGGGCGCTGTTCCTCAACACGCTGTCGTTCCTCGCGGTGCTGCTGGTGCTGGCCCAGATGAGCGGCGCGGTGCAGGCGGTGATGCCGAAGCGGGAGGCGCTGTGGGCCGGCATCGTCCGGGGCATGAAGCTGGCGTGGGAGGACTCGGGCATCGCGCTGGCGCTGGGGACGTCGTTCTTCGTGGGGCTGCTCATCTCCCCGTTCGTGGGGCTGGTGCCGGTGTTCGCCCTCAAGGTGCTGGGGGGAGACGCGGCCACCACGTCGCTGCTGCTGACGGCGCAGGGCACGGGCGCGGTCCTCGCGGCCTTCGGGACGGGGGCCCTCGTGGCGAGGATGGGACGGCGGGGGATGCTGGAGGCGTCCGTGCTGCTCGTGGGGCTGTGCTCCGCGCTCTTCTGGCTGTCCCCCACCCTGCCCGTGGCGATGGTCGCCATGTTCTTCCTGGGGGCGGTGTACCTCGTCGCCTTCACGGGCCTGAAGACGGTGTGCCAGGCGAGGACGCCGCCGGAGCTCCAGGCGCGGGTGAGCAGCCTGTTCCTGCTGCTGGTGAACCTGGGCTACATGATGGGCGTCTGGGGCCTGGGCATGCTGTCGGACCGGCTGGGCGTGCGGCCCATCACCGCGGGGGCCGCCCTGCTCTTCTTCGGCATCGTGGCGCTGACGCGCGCCCTGCGGCCCCGGGGCCTGGCGGCGCTGGGCACCTGA